In Phaseolus vulgaris cultivar G19833 chromosome 3, P. vulgaris v2.0, whole genome shotgun sequence, the sequence ttatttttatcattaaactTCTAGGTTCAAGAATTttgagaaataaaatataaataaaaaatatatgatttggATGAAGAGAAAGAAGTGAGAATTTTCCATCAGTGGTTTGAAtgattagaagaaaaaaaaagacagaaaattagttaaataaaaattatttttactatatTTGTTTTTCTCAAGAAAAGTactgattatttttaaaattgttataaaaaagttattttaactttcacaaaaagtttaaaaacagCCAAAAAGGTTTTTCTTCCAGCCATTTTTAAAGGGGAATACTTTTAAGTGGCCCTATGAAATTGAACCTCCTATTTGCTTCCCATCTGTCATTTTCTCCCTTTCTTGTTTGCTTCTTCATTTCCAAACAAAGGTAGAAGCTTTCTTCTTCATGAGCATTCCATGCAAAAAAATCAAACCAGATTAGCAGAGCTCTCTTTCCTGTGCATTGTTATAAGTGGATTTACATGATCATCATACACAGCACATCAAGTTACTTAGGACTAACAACAGAATCAGCCATGTTCATGTGGACCTACATAAATTTTCTCTGTTGCACAGGCATGATCGAGATCCCTTCCTGTCTATAATTATAAGTGGCTTTACAAGGTTATCTTACAGCACATCAAATTATTCAAGGGCCTCCCACCATACCATGTAACAACAACATCAGCCATGATCAGGATTACCTGTTCATAAATTTTCTCTGCTGCACTTAACATGACAGGGATCCTCTGGTCTTCaagaaaagtaaaacaaaagGCATAGGTCCTTCTATAACATTCTTTGTCTGTGTTCCAAGATATTCTTTCTCAATTGTGTCATACCCCTAAAGCTGTCTTTCTTCAAGCCATTGGATGGATATATAATAAAAGGAAGGATATCATAGCTGATCATAAATTGAGTCTCTTAGTAGAATTTGGATATTCACAAAGGTTGTGTTTCATGAGTTCCTTAACAGAAAATTCCCTTCACAGATTAATAGGAGCGGTTCCTTTTACCATAATCCATGTGAAAACTGTATTttgttcctttttctttttggtGTGATCATTGACTCTTTAAAAACAACCTGAACTACATGAAGCAAGGATTAGGTGGAAGTTGTATGAAGCCAATTCAAGTTAACATCAACTAGAGGAACATCTATCTTTAAATTGGGAAGCATAGGTTTGAAATTTTCCCATGAAGCAGCTGTCTCTTCATCGCATATCACCACCTTTAAATTCCCAAGATTAGTGACTGAGAATGGTAATTCACACCTTTCACAACTTGTCATGTAGAGATTCTGTAGATTAGACAGATTACCGAAGTCATCCGGTAAATTAGGAAGGCTTATGCAATTTGAGATGTCAAGAAGTTGTAGATTTGAAAGTCTTCCAATAGAATCCGGTATCCCTTCTAAATCAGTACAAGAACTGAGCCTTAGGAGTTCCAAATTCTCCAACTTTCCAATATCTTGTGGAAGTGCTGAGAGTTTGTGGCAATTAGTAATACTGAGCTTCTTAAGGGGGATGATATCACTGAGCCCCTTAGGCAATCCCACCATATCCTTGCAATAGTCAATATTCAAATCTTCAAGATTTGGAAAAGCGTATGAAATTAGCAGGTCATGGTTTTCAAATGCCTGTTTCATATTACAAAAGTAGAGGGATAATTTTTTAAGATTCTTCATTGCAACAAAGGAAGGAACAGATATCCGCTCTAATCTGATTCTTCTCAGGTTGGATGAAGAGCAAAATAGCTCAAAGTTGTTGATTTCAGAAGGATAGTAACTGTAATTTGTGACTATCAGAACTTTTAGTTTGTTCATATCTTCCAAAAAATCTGGAAAGGAATACTGCTTAGTTTGAAGATTAAGAATTAGAACCTCAACATGAGCTACTTGCATTTGGGGCCAATCTGAAGGGCAATTTTTATCTGCAAATGCAACCCATATGGCATTAGTTGTGGAAGAGTAATGAATGGCAAACAACTGTAACATTCGTACATTTTTTTACTTTGTAAGTATATTTTAGAAAAGGTATAACTCACCAGTTGATATAGACGATGTGTGGGCAGTGACTTGTCGGGGCTTCTGTTTACCACACCAACTAAGAAATTCTGTCTTCTCCCCACGTTGGTTTATCTCAATAATCAATCTTTTTCTCTGTTCCATTGGTTCCTCAGAGCACTTATAAATTGCAAGCTCTCTCAGAAGGTCATGAAGAACGATGAAGTGGTTATTGTAGTAGTAATTGTCTGTGTTATTAGCATTTTTCCTGGTAAATAAGCAGAAATTCATTCCTTTAGAAAGAAAAATTCTCTCACAAGATTATGAAAAAAACtccataaaaaagaaaaattacaaattttaacttCAGTTCACAAGAATAAATGAAGAGTTACAGAATGTAAGGTGCTTAATTTCACTGAGATAAACGGTCATTTTGGAATATTATATCACGAAACATATGCTTCTCACATAAGCTATACAAGCCATTTAATTACTTGTTCTATAGAGCATACATTCATGTTACGTATATAATAGGATTAAGTGGCCTAGAAGAAGCGTCATGTTATTTACTATTTTATCTATATACCATTAAGTGGTTGAGAAGAAAATATTCATTTCACCTTGCTATTAAGACATTAGCCAGATTCATGGAGTGTAATTTGTTGATAATGGTCATTGCTTCTATTCCATCATTGTCTAGTCCATACAACTCTGCCCACATATCAATGAGAGCAGTAACAGGAATTCTTTGGTCTTCAGGAAATAATCCTAGGTCCATGAAGCACCCTCTGATAACAAGATTATCTTCCAAGACATCCAATATCTTTCGGAGGCATGTAAGTAGTTCAACATTAGAATCAAGTATAGAACGACCTTGGGACAGTTCTTCCACCATCTTTAGCCACAACTCAGAACGCTGATTACGGAGTGATCTCCCAATTACTTTGATGGCAAGTGGTAAACCCCTGCAGATTCTCACAACCTGAATTTGCAACCAACAATAGTCAGTAACCAAGTTTCTATGACTTAGAAACCCAAAATGCAAGTAATGTATCATTATTTTGAGGGGTCAAAACATTCTATTCTATGTTTCTTCTatgttttattttctcttctaTGTTTTCTTTTCCCCTTCTATGTTATTTCAATGATAAGTTGTTAAAAGTGAAACCAAAAGGTTCCAGGTGTTTATATCCAATCTTGTGATGCCTACTTCAAGTGAATAATTTCAGACAAAAAGACAGTACAGATTACCCAATTCGATTCGCACCTTTTGGATGACTTCATCAGGAATACTTGAACCGCTTTCTTCCAAGAGCATATAATGTCGGAAAAGGGTTACTGCATCATCATGACCAAGTGGTTTTAAGATACACTGCATGTCAAATCTAAGAAATGCAACCCTAGAAATCACCAAAATTTTATAATCTGGTATCTGGACTTTAAATTTCTCGACAAGGGCTTCTGAGCCAGGCCAAACATCATCCAGTACCAACAACATTGAACTTCTACCAATTTGCCTTAGCAAAAGTCCCAATTGATTAACTGCATCTTCATCACTTAGAAAATCGGGTACTTGATATCCACAGTGCTCAAATAATCTCTCTACAATAATCTTCAACTTGGGTGTTTTTGAGACGGTGACGAATAAAATATTTCCCCCAAATTTACCTAGGTAAATAAAACCAAAGAGATCTTTAAGCACAGAGTATTCAATGTCTTGTACTATTTATAATGCATTATCTAAGACATTCATTTCATTGTCAGTGGATATTGCAAAAGAATAATTCTGCTATAAGAACACTAGACAGAAAAAACAAACCATACggattaaaagaaaaatgcttGTTTAATTTGTTGAAACATCATTTGTAGAGAATGGGAAAAGCCCAGGTTATGCCCTTAAGATGAAAGTTGGACTACCATGAACCCTTTGATTCACATATTAGCTTCTTAAAGGATACTATGCACATGTTTGGTAAAAATCTTAGGTGAATAATGGCTCTTTCCATTTTCAAGAATTGTCACAAGAGTTGACAACAGAAGCGATTATTTCTAGAAAACGAGTCAAATGTTGTTTTGAGCTGCTCCCTCTACGGTCAGAAATATGGATTGAAACGTTTCACATGCCATCACTTGGATCTATTACCAATAAAATTTCAAGACATACTTGCATGCCATGTCTGCAACTTCTCAATATATTTCTTTTGGCATCTCTTTTTGCTACTAATTTTCTTTCAATACTAAAACATGGTTGATATTAGCTAGTAGTTGATGGCAAAATATTAGACAGCAAAGAGATAACACGTGAAGAAGTTATGAATGAGTGATGAGCCATGATGAAATCATCTAAAAGAAAATCTAGTCAGAGTGTTTGATGAAATCATCATACATCAAATAAACAAAACTTACTCTTGACTTGTTCATCCCAACAGAGCACTGTAGCAAGAGTGGTTTTCCCCATTCCACCCAAACCAGTCAGCATGATAACAGACCCACCATCTCTGAGAACCTCCATCTTCAACTCACCCAACGGCACATCCAAGCCAACAGTGAAAtctgggttttcaggaacaccAAAAGGAAGCTTGATAGGTCCTCCAATACCACAAAGCTTCTGCTCAAAATTCTCTTTGCTGAGAAGCTCAAGAATTTCCCTAACTTTGTGCAGTTTCTCTTCAATATCTTTTGGCACAAGCGCTTGGTTGTCACCACCAGCAAATGAACCATCCCTCTTGTGTCCAGATCTGCACAGAAACCAAGAGAGACACTTGTCCAAACAAAAATTCTTGGATAAGCATTTGCACACAAGCTCTTCTTTCGCATCTTTTTCGTCAACAAGGGTTTTGATTTCTTCCCTGGGTGGATTTAAGTGTTCATTGTATTGCTTGATCTCTTGTACCACAGGGTTCATATCCTTGAGCGTTGACCTCAGTATCTGCTTGTTGCTTTCACTACTTTGACCTTTTTCCACTATTTCCGATACCATCCTCAGTCTCTCTTGAAATAGGGCTGGAAGTACAACGCGCTGCGTGGTCTGATCCATGAATGACCAACttgctttttctttctctctgttTTTCCACAATCAGCCGAATAACAAGTCATGAAAGGGGATAAAGTCAACAATACTTATGAGCGTCTCAAATTGCAAGTTCAGAACatgaaaataaaactaaaatgaaaaatacatgAAAAGAAACAGTTATGTTATGTACCTTTGAAATAACCACGGATGTTTCGAGAAAATTCGTGTTTTTGTCTTGCGTGTCCAATTGATTCAGTACGTGCGAGGATCTGAAGTTGAAAGATTCGAAATTAGAGCACAGCTGATTCAAGTTTTTATAGCTTCAGGGATGAACTATGAAGATTCTCATCAGTTGCTTATTCTCTTCCTTGATTTTTCTTCTACCAAACGCGGAAGTCAATTTAACGTTTTCTCAGTGCCGTTAGGTGACATCCAATTACATCTatttactacaagaaaaattagtCACCGTCAAATCCTTATTATTGGTGTAACCTATACCACACATTCacattttcataattataataaaaatttatataataaatttaaattttaaaaaaaataatatattttcttaaaattatattgaaaaatgTGTCTGATAGAGGATAATCTACTAACACTAATACAGACACAGACACAAAAAtacgtataatttctaaaatgtaagatacgggacacagatctatatattatataattataaattatataaattgataataaatattaatgtacATAAGTATCTTCTAAATTATTTGTTGAAGTAAAAAAATGTATCTTCACAACTgattgaaaaagatttatttcttatttttataattataataaatatgtgttatacaagtgtcatacgagtatcatataaaaatatttgatactgacacattatttaaaaaaaattctgagaTTCATATTAACTAGTTAGAGATTCCAACCTATTCAGTTTTATAAGAGAATAAAAAGCTTTAATTACAGTACTTATcaaaataagatttttattattaaaaacatgAGTCATGTTACGTGAATAGGTTGGAGTGAAACTCTGGAATAAAAAAATGGttgaagtaaaataaaaaaacgaGTCCACAAGTTTTTTGGATTACCTAGGGTATGTTCGGATTTCACGGAAAAAATCTAAACCAACCTTTATCTTTTAGTAAATATTGTACTAACATATTTCGTTAAAAAAATCacatcattaaaaataaaatttatatcaattttaaattgaattaaaaattatattaatttgtttatttaaaatgttGTGGAAAGTCATGTTGGCGTAGGATGTGGGGGAAATGAAGAGAGATGGAAAACAATAGTGGAAAGTGGAACATAAATAATGGACCACTGCAGCTTCTAAaatatatctttaatatttgtaaaacgcgtttatttaatttaaaaaatagtggtctgcaaataataataatattttatttaaatatattcgtatattataatttatatattaaattattatgtcTAAAAggtaaaactaattttattccTGTAGCTTAAACTTTAAaagtaaatgtttttttttaatttattatattttttaaaatgttcacTTTCTCTTAAAATATAAGAGAACAATGGTTAGTTTGATATTGTTGGCTTTATCAGgttgaataaatttgtttagTCCTTTCAAAATATAGACGGACGTACTAgtacaaatttttaattattttctcagATTTAAACGAAGATCATTTTTAAATtgagtaaaatttaaaaaaaagatatttattaaattagtatttgaaaataagaaataaagacATTGAGCGAAGCTGATTGGAGAATGAAATAAGttaaattgttataaaaaaaaaaatattttttttaatttatttatttattttatgtaagtTTCATGAtaagtaaataattttaatagaaATGTGAATAATGTTgatagaaattatatttttagatcACTAATTTGATGGTTGGATAATCCTTATCAATTTAAAACACTTAGAttcaaaatttgtaaaaataaaaagtgatagaaaatatattttaataaagataagttaaaaaaaatatgataaatttgacaaacttcattaaaataaaatataataaaaaataagaatacatatttttttctctttccagATAAGGGTTGAACGAATTAACTTCGCATGTTATTTTGTGAGAAAAAGTCATCTACTATTTTCATAAATAGATTAGATTacacataaaataattaatctatatagattttaatataatatatatatatatatatattaccaaAACTTACATAAATCTATTATTCATAATCTATAATATATCTTTAATATATTGTGTAGTAtgaaaaatacataatttttcCATGTAGTGTGTTTACATAATTGATTGTACAtttgttataattaattatatatgttatttgggtctataaatatattaaataagacaTTATAATTTTACATAACTGCACTCACATAGAATTCAAATTCAACTAAACTTTAATTATAAGAGAgatggtttaatatttagaTAAAAAGATTTTGATGTAAAGATAACACGGTTGTTACATAAAAATTAACAatcactttatttttttctttttaaatatcaatCACATATactttataaactttttttattctttttacaaAATTCAAACAACATCATATTTTACTTCAATATTCttcaaattttttcttttatttacttTCAATCAAATTCATCCTTATTCTAATTTACCTttactcctttttttttttacttttatttactTTCAATCAAAGTCATACTTACCTAATTTACTTTTACTCTATCATGCTTCTCACGGCAAAACATTGATGATTGTCATGTCTTTGCTTTTTGGCGTATACTAGCTAGGGTGATTTTGAATTCCAGTCTGCTAGTTATTATtacatttttacttttaaaaaatgttactaGTATACTTtttaacattttcaaaatatttttctcttaatattattattgatggtAAAATCTGGACGATATTTATGGTAAAATAATCAATAtctcaaattaaaatttttaataacaatataaattcataaacatattcaaaaagactataaacatatatatatatataataaaaaaatatgtccTTTCtcctatttataaatattttaaaaaaaaatgttttctcttttcctACTCGTTTATTGAATGATgccataattttttcttaaaatatttttaattaataaaaaaattaaaataaatatagaaaattgtTCTTTGAGAATATATGTATTGagtaatgagaaaaaaaaacaatacataATCACAAATTAACtgcaaaataataaacaataaatgaTTTAATGTGATTCGGTCGTCAATTACAATCTATATTgtaactattaggttttcattacAAATATAATGATTTTCTGAGATAGAGATTATAAAAAGGATACAATGATTAACCTCACCCAAAACATGTGCatatatcatttaaaaatatatgtattaaaGTATATGGTTAAAAAAAGGttgaatttaatattataattgagACCCATAATCTTAACATATGCTtactttaagaaaaaaaagcaaTTCTAACTGCCCCGCGTGTGGTCTACAAAAAAAACCAAACGGTAGGTTAATAGAGAAGACTCGTAAGAAGGGTTTGGTAgctttataataattttaactaattaaataaaaataattacttttagtAAACAAAACAACTGTGatttttcaaaaatagaataaaaaatgaagTTAGGTATTAGGTCACCaacattgataaaaaaaaattataaaaaaaatgttgtaagGAGTAAGAAATACGTAAGGAATTAAGCTACCAACCCTACACAACACTCAACGGTCAATTACTAAAgcataattcaattttttacgGATAACATgctatataaattatttaactttttagtGTTAGAAATTTAGCacaattataaagaaaaaagataCTACATAAATATCGATATAGAACGGTGAAAGATTattctctttaattttttatatttttaaaatctgtATATATAAGAGTAAATCCTAAATACAAACAGTGACATATATTATCACTCGAAatattagtgtttttttttttatgtttaaatggttaattattaattacttaCTTATTGAGGCtggtataatataaaaaaaaatcttatattcTATGTGGACATTACAAAAGGaatgataaaattattataaaaagtatTCGAATAAAGTATAAAGGAAAAGGTACCCAGTCACAAAAGCACTGttgtaaataaagaaaatattcgAAAAAGTGAAAAAACAACGAAGATGACCCACAAAAATagtggataatttttttttatttcaagtcTTTTTTTCCCCTAATAATTCATGGTTaatgtatttacatttttaaaatacatagtTTCCGTAGATTTTTTAAAGCTAAGTAAGTGTTTGAAAGTATAAATCGTTACTTTGACAGATAAAGTATCTAATTActattttattctaaataatTAACATTTGTGATATGCGTGAGAATGTCTCAAtcggaaataaaaaaaaattacaacaaaccATATAATGCATGTTTACGACAAttgtaaaaatttgattattttaataagcgattgttttattataatcatactaattaatatttaaatagattattttaaaataattgatttcaattgaaaggaaaaaaaaagtttttacaCGAGAAAAATAACATATACATGATATTTGAAAgggaaaaattgtttaaaaataatcatatattaaaattttaaaaaaaacggatttttttttcaaatttcttctaCTATTCCAATACAGCTAAGATTGCAAATACTTTCCTATCTCAtgaaacaacaacaaaaatcagtaaagatattatttttttcgaAACATGCtcttaatataaatatgaaaataacatATTCACATAAATgagtattaaaattaaataaaccaCACTAAAATATCAGTAGTAATATATtcaaaagaataaatataacTTATTAAAAATCAGtttaagttaatatattttataaatgcaAAAGTTAAcggtttatttaattttagttacttttaaaatttaatcgGTGACATATTTTTACTAAATTACCATTAACTCACTAATTATatgagaattttaaaatttattatttaattattctaaaaataaataaaataaaaagattaaaatattattaaggaTCGCTTTTAGTATGATTTGACAATTTTAAACCATCaacagtttttaaattttaatcttGCATTTAAGTATTTATGATGACTCTATACCACAAATACCACAGTAACACGATTATCTTTAGTTTAATAGTGTATATTGTGACTTTAcactatataaaaattattaaataaaaattaattttaaaaataaaaataattaattattatttaattaaattaaaaaatatttataaattaaattgttggtatctaaaagtagtttctattattaataaaaaaaattaaaataatttttaaaatagtatttaagttattaaaattttagttacttactaactagtattttaaattagtcattattaatttttaaaaaattaatttagaatttaaaatattagtgtcttagtagctaatttaaataccaaatttaaaaattattttataaatttttattaataataaaaatcactttaaatacaattaattttgtcgtcattaaaataatatttaatttaatcaatataatgactaattattttttatttttaattttaattattatttaataattttcttttagtaatagtttaaaacatatttttttttaagtagcGTGAGAGAATATCTTTCTCGCTTAAAATATGTGTTGCTTGTTTATGTTGGATTCTATCTTAATCACTTTATAATATGTGCTGACTCACTTAAAAGTTATGATTCTTAGATGAAACAAtctttgtttaaatttgtgACTGATATTTGATATGCATTACCCACTGTCATTTCTTCACGATGAAGAATGTAGTTTTTTTATTGGTAAACTTTGTCTATAAAAAAGATATGGGTTGCATACtagttgaaataaaatattgagaGATACATTAGCTTCAATTTTACTCCTTTTTTATTCCAAGATTCGTGAGTGTGTGGTGAGGTTATTGATATTTGATCCCAATAATGTACACTCTCTGAAACTCGAATGGTGCTATTATGGAATACTTAACACACATAAAAAAGAGAATACTTCAATCTTGTCGAGGTAAGGAATAAAAATCTTCTCTAATATGATTTTATTGAGTTGATATAGATAATCAAACGACTCCTAATTCTCCAAAGTCAAAGGgacaaaagtaataatttgttattatcaagacttttaatttgttaattttcTTAATACGTCGTATACATGCAGCATTTTCTTAATACTTTAACATGTGGTAAATATTGAAGCTGGCAAAGTGATTGGGGGATGAAAAGTGAAGAAATAGATTCATAGAATCGCCTTCACCAACCGGTTTCAATTATTAAGGAGGTTCAAATTGTCCATTAGTCAAtaactattaaataaaattcat encodes:
- the LOC137808331 gene encoding probable disease resistance protein At5g66900, with translation MDQTTQRVVLPALFQERLRMVSEIVEKGQSSESNKQILRSTLKDMNPVVQEIKQYNEHLNPPREEIKTLVDEKDAKEELVCKCLSKNFCLDKCLSWFLCRSGHKRDGSFAGGDNQALVPKDIEEKLHKVREILELLSKENFEQKLCGIGGPIKLPFGVPENPDFTVGLDVPLGELKMEVLRDGGSVIMLTGLGGMGKTTLATVLCWDEQVKSKFGGNILFVTVSKTPKLKIIVERLFEHCGYQVPDFLSDEDAVNQLGLLLRQIGRSSMLLVLDDVWPGSEALVEKFKVQIPDYKILVISRVAFLRFDMQCILKPLGHDDAVTLFRHYMLLEESGSSIPDEVIQKVVRICRGLPLAIKVIGRSLRNQRSELWLKMVEELSQGRSILDSNVELLTCLRKILDVLEDNLVIRGCFMDLGLFPEDQRIPVTALIDMWAELYGLDNDGIEAMTIINKLHSMNLANVLIARKNANNTDNYYYNNHFIVLHDLLRELAIYKCSEEPMEQRKRLIIEINQRGEKTEFLSWCGKQKPRQVTAHTSSISTDKNCPSDWPQMQVAHVEVLILNLQTKQYSFPDFLEDMNKLKVLIVTNYSYYPSEINNFELFCSSSNLRRIRLERISVPSFVAMKNLKKLSLYFCNMKQAFENHDLLISYAFPNLEDLNIDYCKDMVGLPKGLSDIIPLKKLSITNCHKLSALPQDIGKLENLELLRLSSCTDLEGIPDSIGRLSNLQLLDISNCISLPNLPDDFGNLSNLQNLYMTSCERCELPFSVTNLGNLKVVICDEETAASWENFKPMLPNLKIDVPLVDVNLNWLHTTST